Proteins co-encoded in one Medicago truncatula cultivar Jemalong A17 chromosome 8, MtrunA17r5.0-ANR, whole genome shotgun sequence genomic window:
- the LOC25500437 gene encoding PRA1 family protein F3 has translation MTSTYGTIPTSPTPPKLEYITRGKQRIKAGLGTRRPWKTMFDIRSLGIPTGVPEAISRVRVNISYFRMNYTMVMLLILFLSLLWHPYSLIVFVILMAAWLFFYFLRDQPVILWGRLVDDRIVVVLMAFVTVALLLLTQATVNIVVAVSVATVVVVAHGVFRKTEDLFFEEEEEVIVSVAS, from the coding sequence ATGACATCAACCTACGGCACAATCCCAACCTCACCAACACCACCAAAACTTGAATACATAACACGTGGCAAACAACGGATCAAGGCCGGCTTAGGAACTCGTCGACCGTGGAAAACCATGTTCGATATCCGGTCACTCGGCATCCCCACTGGTGTACCGGAAGCAATTTCACGTGTTCGTGTCAACATCTCATACTTCCGCATGAACTACACTATGGTGAtgcttttgattttgtttctgaGCCTTTTATGGCATCCTTACTCACTCATTGTTTTCGTTATCCTAATGGCGGCATGGTTGTTCTTCTACTTCCTCCGTGATCAGCCGGTGATTTTATGGGGTCGGCTTGTTGATGATCGAATTGTGGTTGTTCTCATGGCGTTTGTTACGGTGGCTTTGTTGCTTCTTACGCAAGCTACTGTTAATATTGTTGTTGCGGTTAGTGTTGCCACTGTGGTTGTGGTGGCACATGGTGTGTTTAGGAAGACAGAGGATTTGTTctttgaggaagaagaagaagtcatTGTTTCTGTTGCTTCTTGA
- the LOC25500438 gene encoding phospholipase D alpha 4 yields MEETPTLLHGTIEATIFNASPYTSFFPFNCICSNGEPAYVTIKVDNKKVAKTSKERNRIWNQTFHIQCAHPSESVITITLKTLDSNLGKYHIKAQQLLKEGSIINGIFPLLMENEKPNPKLKLKFILWFKPAKLEQSLAKVLSNNEFQGLKDAKFPLRSNCQVKLYHDAHHSPTFQPPFDPCGTPKNLWEDVYKAIEGAKHIVYIAAWSLNPKMVLVRDPHTEIQHARGMILGELLKKKADEGVAVRVMIWDDETSLPFIKNTHDEDAVTYFNHTKVICKNCPRLHHKFPTLYSHHQKTITVDTKVPKSVSDRQIMSFVGGLDLCDGRYDTEQHSLFQTLIKESHCYDFYQPNIQEANLNKGGPRVPWHDAHACVIGEAAWDVLTNFEQRWTKQCDPSLLVPTSTLVNLIPQTNSNTSIETNWKVQVYRSIDHTSVDDFCGNFNVESTIHEAYVEAIRHAERFIYIENQYFIGGCQWWGKDKQCGCTNLIPIEIALKVVSKIKAKERFAVYIVIPMWPEGVPESESVQDILHWTRETVAMMYRLIGEAIKESGEIGHPKDYLNFFCLANREHKGKGEYLPLDSPYPETQYWNAQKNRRFMVYVHSKLMIVDDMYILIGSANMNQRSMDGKKDTEIAIGCFQSQDELEKQTNLGDVHAYRMALWYEHTNSVDELFLEPQSLECVKRMCSIGDQMWEIYSNEEIVDMEGVHLVTYPMRVTQEGYVKDLSNGVYFPDTNSLVKGKRSTLLPPNLTT; encoded by the exons ATGGAGGAGACGCCTACCCTTCTGCATGGAACAATTGAAGCTACCATCTTCAATGCCTCACCCTACACATCATTTTTCCCCTTCAAT TGCATATGTTCAAATGGAGAGCCTGCTTATGTAACCATCAAAGTAGATAACAAGAAGGTTGCAAAAACAAGCAAAGAAAGAAACCGTATTTGGAACCAAACCTTTCATATTCAATGTGCTCATCCTTCTGAATCAGTTATCACCATTACATTGAAAACATTAGATTCAAATTTAGGAAAGTACCATATCAAGGCCCAACAACTTTTAAAGGAAGGAAGTATAATCAATGGAATATTTCCTCTCCTCATGGAAAATGAAAAACCAAACCCTAAacttaaattgaaatttatattaTGGTTTAAGCCTGCAAAATTGGAACAAAGTTTGGCAAAGGTACTAAGCAATAATGAATTTCAAGGGTTAAAGGATGCAAAATTTCCACTAAGGTCTAATTGTCAAGTCAAACTTTATCATGATGCTCATCATTCTCCTACCTTCCAACCTCCCTTTGATCCATGTGGTACTCCAAAAAATTTATGGGAGGATGTTTATAAAGCCATTGAGGGTGCAAAGCATATAGTTTATATTGCAGCTTGGTCCCTAAATCCCAAGATGGTTTTG GTAAGAGATCCACATACAGAAATCCAACATGCTAGAGGAATGATTTTGGGTGAGCTATTGAAGAAGAAAGCAGATGAAGGAGTGGCTGTGAGAGTTATGATTTGGGATGAtgaaacatcattgccctttatTAAGAACACACATGATGAGGATGCTGTTACATATTTCAACCACACAAAAGTAATATGCAAAAACTGTCCTAGATTACACCACAAATTCCCAACACTATATTCTCACCATCAGAAAACTATCACAGTAGACACCAAAGTGCCTAAATCTGTTAGTGATAGACAAATTATGAGCTTTGTTGGTGGATTAGATTTGTGTGATGGTAGATATGATACTGAACAACATTCATTGTTTCAAACACTCATTAAGGAATCACATTGTTATGATTTTTACCAACCAAACATTCAAGAAGCAAACCTTAACAAAGGAGGACCAAGAGTGCCTTGGCATGATGCTCATGCTTGTGTTATTGGTGAGGCTGCTTGGGATGTGTTAACAAATTTTGAGCAAAGATGGACAAAGCAATGCGATCCTTCGCTTCTAGTCCCTACGAGCACCTTGGTTAATCTCATTCCTCAAACAAACTCAAACACTTCAATAGAAACTAATTGGAAAGTTCAAGTTTATAGGTCTATTGATCATACTtctgttgatgatttttgtggAAATTTCAATGTGGAGAGTACTATCCATGAAGCTTATGTTGAAGCAATTAGGCATGCTGAGAGGTTTATATACATTGAAAACCAATACTTTATTGGAGGATGCCAATGGTGGGGAAAAGATAAGCAATGTGGATGCACAAATCTAATTCCAATTGAAATTGCACTTAAGGTGGTAAGTAAGATCAAAGCAAAAGAGAGATTTGCAGTGTATATAGTTATACCAATGTGGCCAGAAGGAGTGCCTGAAAGTGAATCTGTTCAAGATATATTGCATTGGACAAGAGAAACTGTGGCAATGATGTATAGATTGATTGGTGAAGCAATTAAAGAAAGTGGTGAAATAGGACATCCAAAAGACTACTTGAATTTCTTTTGTCTTGCAAATAGGGAGCATAAGGGAAAAGGAGAGTATCTTCCATTGGATTCTCCTTATCCTGAAACACAATACTGGAATGCACAGAAAAATAGAAGATTCATGGTTTATGTTCATTCCAAGCTCATGATAG TGGATGACATGTACATATTAATAGGTTCAGCTAATATGAACCAAAGATCCATGGATGGAAAAAAGGACACAGAGATTGCCATAGGATGCTTTCAATCTCAAGATGAACTTGAGAAACAAACAAACCTTGGTGATGTTCATGCATACAGAATGGCACTATGGTATGAGCACACAAATAgtgttgatgaattattcttAGAGCCACAGAGTTTGGAATGTGTGAAAAGAATGTGTTCAATTGGAGATCAAATGTGGGAAATCTACAGCAATGAAGAAATTGTAGACATGGAAGGTGTGCACCTTGTTACTTATCCAATGAGGGTAACACAAGAAGGGTATGTGAAAGACTTGAGTAATGGAGTTTATTTTCCTGATACAAATTCTCTAGTGAAAGGGAAGAGATCTACATTGTTGCCCCCTAACTTGACCACTTAG
- the LOC25500436 gene encoding uncharacterized protein, producing the protein MAMQQFDQYYHYQQDERSNINTLFVSGLPDDVKAREIHNLFRRRPGFDSCQLKYTGRANQVVAFATFFNHQAAMQALHSLNGVKFDPQSGSVLHIELARSNSRRKRKPGGGAYVVIDKRSKGEANVQGSSSDDGESDPDEPSENGSNHGDIATAQSGDAVVGSDNHVPVARAQHGKGGGDGGPCSTLFIANLGPNCTEDELKQALSVYAGFNLVKMRSRGGMPVAFADFEEIDQAVKVMEELQGSSLPSSDRGGMHIEYARSRMRKKR; encoded by the exons ATGGCTATGCAACAATTTGATCAGTATTACCACTACCAACAAGACGAACGGAGCAACATCAACACACTCTTCGTCTCCGGTCTCCCAGACGACGTGAAAGCGCGTGAGATTCACAACCTCTTCCGCCGTCGCCCTGGCTTCGACTCTTGTCAACTCAAGTATACCGGCCGCGCCAACCAG GTTGTTGCTTTTGCTACGTTTTTCAATCATCAAGCAGCAATGCAAGCGTTGCACTCCCTAAAT GGTGTGAAATTTGATCCTCAATCTGGATCTGTTTTACATATTGAACTTGCCAGATCAAACTCTAGGCGGAAGCGAAAACCag GTGGTGGAGCTTACGTGGTTATAGACAAAAGGTCAAAGGGGGAAGCCAATGTTCAGGGATCGTCAAGTGATGATG GTGAAAGTGACCCTGATGAACCATCAGAAAATGGCAGCAACCATGGCGATATAGCAACCGCGCAAAG TGGTGATGCAGTTGTTGGTTCTGACAATCATGTACCTGTGGCAAGG GCGCAACATGGAAAGGGTGGTGGTGATGGAGGACCATGTTCCACTCTTTTTATTGCAAATCTTGGTCCAAACTGCACTGAGGATGAATTAAAGCAAGCTTTATCTGT GTATGCTGGATTCAACTTGGTCAAAATGCGTTCTAGAGGAGGAATGCCTGTAGCATTTGCTGATTTTGAG GAAATTGATCAAGCTGTTAAGGTCATGGAGGAGCTTCAGGGAAGCTCGCTTCCATCATCAGATCGGGGTGGCATGCACATAGA ATATGCAAGGTCTAGAATGAGGAAGAAGCGATAG